A single window of Phaenicophaeus curvirostris isolate KB17595 chromosome 7, BPBGC_Pcur_1.0, whole genome shotgun sequence DNA harbors:
- the UBXN4 gene encoding UBX domain-containing protein 4: MMWFGGPIPAAIAAAKQRSSVFVVFVSGDDEQSIEMAARWEDEKVTEAASDGFVAIKIDTKSEACLQFSQIYPVVCVPSSFFIGDNGIPLEVIAGSVSVEELVNRIHKVKQMHTVKEQPVENGNQSSAACPSSQSDGASENTQCRAGEFCDSPESAVPKTVGPSAVSDEANSGPASQETTNSSDEPVSDAQPVNDLSLKVERITKKLEERREEKRKEEEQKEIKKEIERRKTGKEMLEYKRRQEEELTKRMLEERNREKAEERAARERIRQQIARDRAERAARFAKSKEEAEAAKAAALQAKQAEIEARKEASQKERSAIARIQFRLPDGSSFTNQFPSEARLEEARQFAAQMVGNTYGNFSLATMFPRREFTKEDYGKKLVELELAPSASVVLLPAGRPATSVVQASGGDLWKFLGTILYPLLAVWRFISNFLFTSPPPSQPAARSVHQQEHSNPSTSSSVEQSRQAVRKRAVEKRGDDFKKEGKIYRLRTQDDGEDENNTWNGNSTQQM, encoded by the exons ATGATGTGGTTCGGAGGCCCGATCCCGGCCGCCATCGCCGCCGCCAAGCAGCGCAGCTCCGTCTTCGTCGTCTTCGTGTCAG GTGACGATGAACAATCTATTGAGATGGCTGCAAGGTGGGAAGATGAGAAGGTGACAGAAGCTGCCTCAGATGGTTTTGTTGCTATTAAAATTGACACCAAAAG tgaAGCATGCCTGCAGTTCTCTCAAATTT ATCCTGTAGTGTGCGTTCCATCCAGTTTTTTTATAGGAGATAATGGAATCCCCTTGGAAGTAATTGCTGGCAGCGTTTCTGTTGAAGAGCTTGTTAACAGAATCCATAAAGTTAAGCAG ATGCACACAGTCAAAGAGCAGCCTGTGGAAAATGGAAATCAGTCATCTGCTGCCTGTCCCTCCTCTCAGTCTGATGGTGCTTCAGAAAATACACAGTGCAGAGCAGGAGAGTTTTGTGACTCTCCCGAGTCTGCTGTGCCTAAGACAGTAGGACCTTCTGCTGTCAGTG ATGAAGCAAATTCAGGTCCAGCAAGCCAGGAAACAACTAATTCTTCAGATGAGCCAGTGAGTGATGCTCAGCCTGTGAATGATCTTTCACTCAAAGTAGAAAG AATAACAAAAAAGCTTGAAGAGAGAcgagaagagaaaaggaaagaagaagaacaG aaagaaattaagaaagaaattgaaCGGAGAAAAACTGGTAAAGAAATGTTGGAGTACAAAAGACGACAGGAGGAAGAATTGACAAAACGTATGTTGGAggaaaggaacagagagaaGGCAGAAGAGAGGGCTGCTAGAGAGCGTATAAGGCAACAGATCGCAAGG GATCGTGCTGAGAGAGCAGCTCGCTTTGCAAAATCgaaggaagaagcagaagctgCAAAAGCTGCAGCCCTTCAGGCTAAACAGGCTGAAATAGAGGCCAGAAAAGAAGCGTCTCAAAAGGAGAGAAG TGCAATAGCCAGGATTCAGTTCCGCCTCCCAGACGGATCTTCCTTTACTAACCAGTTCCCATCTGAAGCACGGTTGGAAGAAGCAAGGCAGTTTGCTGCGCAG ATGGTTGGTAACACTTACGGCAATTTTTCACTGGCAACGATGTTTCCCAGGAGAGAGTTTACCAAAGAAGATTATGGAAAGAAATTAGTGGAGCTGGAGTTAGCACCCAGTGCTTCAGTCGTGTTGCTGCCA GCGGGACGACCTGCCACGTCTGTTGTTCAGGCTTCGGGCGGTGACCTGTGGAAGTTCTTGGGCACGATACTTTATCCCCTCTTAGCTGTGTGGAGATTTATTAGCAACTTTCTGTTCACGAGTCCACCCCCCTCACAGCCTGCTGCGAGATCAGTCCATCAGCAGGAGCATTCAAACCCATCGACATCGAGCAGCGTGGAGCAGAGCAG GCAAGCAGTCAGGAAACGAGCAGTGGAAAAGCGGGGAGACGACTtcaaaaaagaaggcaaaatctATAGACTGAGGACTCAAGACGATGGAGAAGATGAAAACAATACTTGGAATGGAAATTCTACACAACAAATGTAG